The Coffea arabica cultivar ET-39 chromosome 9c, Coffea Arabica ET-39 HiFi, whole genome shotgun sequence nucleotide sequence agcaatgttttgaaaaccggaccggaccgggccggttcgaccggttgaaccgcgaatcagccatggcaccggtccggttcaatgTCATAGTTGACTTTGGCAGAAAACCGGTCAAGAACCGGTTGAACCGTAAAAATCGCGGTCGAACCGCTATTGAACCGGTTTTCAaccttcctccttttttttttttttttttttttttcaactatcaagatttgaactcaagacctttgtaatagaaaaccaatgtattaaccgttgcaccatcacatcctattagttttttttgataacttatttatataaagcaaacactcatatttcttttttccatttttcttacaaaatctcatcatctcatggctctttctttttaattttcaactctctctctctctctatcctctttttttttgttactccctttttaatcaaacctctttatttttaatttactgatgttttcttccatcttttaattttgtttttgtccattaaattgaaaaaagttcaaaaagaattatttttttaacccaaattatttaatgctacaaccactcacttttatctcattttttgtttcttatcaagtttacatttctattttcgattttcttgacttccttcgaactccaaacttccttttttaaattgcaatctctaaaacgtaaattaaaatttaagttcacaatatctaaattctcatagacgtgaattttgtataatttcaaaatattgtgatatttttgggttggatttagatataattgaaattgagatgaaatttatttgttttaacttataatttaaaaatttttttttaaaaaatccaagttattaaaaaatagtaaatctttcatcatataaagtattaaattaatccattacatgtcttattttgtacatatatatatttatataaataattttttcaaaaattcattgaaccgagattgaaccggtccgaccggttgaacctcgaccctttcacttcaccggttcaatgaacggtccggtttttaaaacattgctgCCAAGAGAGGATGGCATATCACAGTCCGAGACGGTGGATGACAAGGCGATGCTAAAGCTATAGGCTTAGAAACCGAGTCATTGTAATTTTTATTTACCATATAAAATATTTCATAAAAATATCAGATAGGCATCAAACTTGAAACCCAATTCAATACAAGCCTTGAGTTCTTCAAGGTATTTGTTAGTGGCACATTCTTGCTCCAGCAGTTGCGGTGAAGACCATGGTTTCCCTTCCGCCATTGCAAAGCCTCATCATGGTAGATGTTTGGAGATCAATATCTTTGTTTGTATGAAGACGAAGTGGGTGGCAGCACTGGCTGAAACTGTGGAGACTCTACTATGGAGTTCGATGGAAGACAGAGGTGGTGAGACATGATGGAGGAAGAATTTGTCTCTCCTCTTGCCAAACCCCAAAGGCAGGGTTGGGAGAAAGAGAGTTTGGCGACGAACTCGATGCCTCCGGCTCTTGGTTGGTCTCTTGATATGGACAAATTGTTTCCATTTCTTTCCTGATGGAGGAAGAcaccaattttttaatatttaatttggTTTAGCTAATCAATACTAGCATCTCACTatgctttattttttttgctcATTTTGTTCAATAAAATGTTTAGGTGGTACCACTGTAAAGGTGCTTAATTGGTAtaagcattttattttaaaGACTAATTCCATGTTAAAAAACTTGAAGGACTAAATTGACATTAGTAAAAAAGTTTAAGGAGTAAAATGATAATTTTTCCATCCGCCAAATACGCTGTACAAAACAAAATGTTTGGTAGAACACCATTCATGACTAATTGGAGACTTGAAGTAGAGCACTTGTTTTTTCCTCAAAGAAGCCTTTCTTAAGATTGCTGCCCAGCCCAACTAAGATTTGTCAGATTTATTTCATTTCCGTTTGGGTGGAGGATTATAGGCAGCAGCTTGCATAAATCAAAAAGCCCAAATGTTTAGAAATTTCTTAACACACATATAGACAACATCAACATGGCATACTCACAGGCTGATTCTCAACGGTTTTACTTTAACCATTAgagcaaaatttttttgaaaaataaagagacAGTTTTTAGTTTTGGCAGATTCAGCTTTTCTTTAATAGGGAGTGAAATGTTGCAAGATATCTAGGGTTTAGTTTTGACACACCTACTTGATCTCcgtcctttttctcttttttatgaACCAACCAGGGTCATTTAGCTATTTTAGTAAATGAAGAAGCATAACTAGTATTATATGTATAGAAGAGAGGTGGCAAGTTCTATTCATTTAGATTAAGGGATTTGACGAAGGATTTGAAATCTTCTCAAATTCGTTTAATTGTTTAGAATATTTAGGAGGTATTTAAATTtgtaaataataaattattatagtgttgaaaatgtattttgataATTGATGAATTATATAAATTCAATTACATCTTAAATAATCCCAACAACTAGAGTAATTTGGGTGAATGTCAAATCTTTCAATCCAATCCTTCAATCCAAATGAAGGTATAACCtatactattttattttatcaccTAGTGTAATATGGAGTGaataaaaaagatatttatTGACAAGGTATAAAACCTTATTGCAAGCTCAAAAACTATGAGATTAACCCATTTTAAGACcctgtttgataacccaattcattacttaaatttaatggaattAGATGTTAACATATTCAAATTATTtaataaccaaaaattaaacatttgaattaattaagtagcactgaattttctaggtaAGTAAAACTTGatctcaaaattaagtgataaactattcacttatcactgaatgtgatatatactcaaatgtattagatttaatatttaacaattcaataatttaatgaattcagacttcaaatttcagatttcagatttcaaacaTCAATTTTCAGATTTTAGTTTTGTCAAACACACCCTAAGTCATAGTTGTAAACTTTATCCATTTTAAAGTGAGCATcgtgttttgaaaattttctttattaacCGATGATTTGTGATGATTCAAAATCTTAACTATTTATATCAAAATCTTAACTATTTATACCACCTGCGATGTTGAATATAACACATAAAAAGAAATGGTGCTCAAGCGTTAGCTCAACTGGTAAGTCTCATTCATCTAACTTAACTAATCGAGTTAGAATCCAGCTACAAGTGATCTTCTATTAATTAGTAGGTGATCTGCAACCACATGGGATCCTTAGTGTCCCTTTTCGAGTGACAATTCAGTGTTATTTCTATATTTATGCCAAGTGTACTATTTAATTTATCATGTGCTGTTTATTTAAGTTTCTTCTACTCTCACATGATAAATGGGATTGACACTAGATTTGGCACTGGATAATAGTACAAAGGACCCCAAGTAATGTGCAACAATAATTGTAAGTCATTAGAAAAAAGGCCTGGAGCCTAATACCTTGAAATGAAGTATATAtttcctttaaaattttttaatagaaacaaaaggaactagtgcatttattttaatttgtttttcaaTAGGTGCTGAATAATGTTTTGTGATGTGCTCCTGAAACTCTGGCAAATTGCATATAAAATTCTTGATACTTAAggtatcaatttttttcttgtacGCTTCATACTTTTATTGATAAGCTGTTGAGTTTACACAAAAACTGGGGGCTTCTCATACCAATTTACATCACAGATTGAACGGTAATCCAACTCTATTGCTAAACTATATTATTTACAGATGAATGGGATCAAATGCAGCACGAAACTCCTAATTCCAAGCATAGCTCCAGATTTCGCTGAAGCCTAGGTATAGGTCTCCATCCTAGCACAATGTTGCGAATCTCTCTAATTACTTGATGGCTGACAGCAGAGGTATCAATTGGTAATTCTTTGTATGATTTCACATGATAAAGAGTACCAAGATAGTCAACATGTATTTATTATTAAACGAGGAGAAAACAAATTCATTGAAGCGATGCATCAGAATAACAAGATTAATTGCGATTTAGCTCCAGAAATTAACAAATAGAAGCACCTGAAACATTCAATCCTCCTATGCACTGAGAAAATATTCAAGTACTCAAGATGCAATGCATCATGTCAGTCGTGTACAGGAACTCGAAATTTAGAAACGATGAAAAacggaaaacaagaaaacagaaCAGTAAAAATTCATCAGATCTTCGTTGTCAAAGCCATCTCCTTTCTTGTTCTAGTAATCAAATGTAGCTATGATTCAGTTTATCATCTTCTTCTCATCTTCTTCAGACAAGGAATGAAGCGTTGGAATGCTCTGCTCGTGCCTGAAGAAATTATCAGGATCAACTTTTGTCTTCACCTGCACGAGTCTTTTGAAGTTGTCTTTGAAGTAGCTAGAGCCCCAGAAACTTGCTTTCAGATAATTTACGTTTCCGCTAAGCTTATCCACTCCCAAATCAAGATCCCTGTAATTCACATAAGCTTCTCTGGGGAATTTAGAAACATAAGGACCTACGGAGTCATATAATTTTCTGATCCAATCAATGTGCTTATCTGCAGTTTTCTTGTCTCCACTTTGCCATGCCGTCAGCCACTGGAtcatgaattttcttccttttctgtgAGGAAAAGGAATTTCAGATTCGGGAATTTTTCCCATCATTCCACCATAAGCATTCCAAATTGTGAACGGAGAATCTTCTTGTAGAAACCTTTTCCATATTCCTTCCAACGCAAATTTTGGGATGGGCTCTTTTACAAAATCTGACTTAGCTTTGAAATAAGTCTTGTTGAAGAATGACTTCCTCTGAAGCAAAAATTCAGGCTTTAAAGTTGGCGGGTAGCCAGCAATGTAAAGAACTGATTCAATCCAGCTCATTTCAACGCAATCTTTTTGTGTTAATCCTAATTCAGGAAAGCCTTTCTTCATTACTTTCAGGAGTCTGTTAGCCCTTCCAAGAAATAAGGCCTGATAGGCAGTTTGTATTGTTCTCTTTCCTTGCTGATCAGTAGAATTCACAGCACTTATGAGAACTCTGATGAAGAGGTCTTCATCAAGAGTGTCAGCAACTTGTTGCCACCTGTACAGAAGTTTAGTTGCTCCTTGTTCCAATGTCCTTGGAACAGTGAAAACTGTGACAGTTAACGGTACCGGAACCAACTTTAGTTTCCAAGCAAGGAGGATTCCGAAGCTCCCTCCTCCGCCTCCTCGAATTGCCCAGAAAAGATCCTCTCCCATGGATGCACGATCAAGAATCCTCCCTGTTGCATCAACTATTCGAGCATCCACCACATTATCAGCTCCAAGCCCGTATTTTCGCATCATTGGACCATATGCCCCTCCTGTTATGTGACCGCCAATTCCCAAGCTTGTACAGAGGCCAGCAGGGAAACCATGAATTCTACTTTTCTGCGAAATTCTGTAATAAACTTCGCCAATTGTAGCTCCTACTTGGGCCCAGGCGCTGTTTTCCTCTATACTAACATTGATGAATCGAAGTTTGGCAAGGTCAATCATTATGAAAGGGAATGGTGTAGCAGAAGTATACGACATGCCCTCATAATCATGGCCTCCACTGCGGACTCTGAGATGAATATTAAGCTCTTTTGCACAGATAACTGCTGCTTGAACTTGGGATTCTGTCAATGGTGTGAAAATAAGCTCAGGTTTAGGCCTAGATGGCCCCAAGCACCTCAGGTTCATCGCAGTAGATTGCAGAACTGAAGTAAATGAAGCATTTTCTGGGGTGAAAAATGCACTATGAAAAGGTATGGAAAGATCAGTATGGAGATTTACACACTGGTAGAATTTATCTTCAATTGAATGGTCTGAAGCAGCAGCCCATGAAGCTGATGATAACAGAAAAAGTAATAATGGGAGGAACATGAGTGAGATTGAAGACGGCATTTggttgatttacttcttatttttcCCTTATTTTCTGCTAAGGTTAGCGAGTCCTAGGatgtgtatatacatatatatgattGAGTGAAGATGGTTTGCAAAGTTTGAAGAATACTTCAACTTGAAAGTTGGTGCTTAATTATTTAAGTTTGAAGAATAGTTTAACCCACAAAAAAGTTCCATCCGCAGGACCACAACCAAGGTATTATCGGACAAAATTGCACATTCTTCAGCCGTTTACTTTTGTAAGTATACTAGGCTCTGCCTCACTGGCACGGTTACAACTGTCACTGCCACTTCTGCTAGAAGATATAATATATTCCATATTCCACTTTTACATTACAAGAGAGTGAAACAAGAGAAGGAGACAAATGAATGATTTCCCAATATCAGTTAATTCGAATTATGGCAAAACAAGATAGCACAATCATTTGAGGAGAAGGCGAGAAGGTTTTCATCTAATGACTAAAGTTGAGATCCTAGAAATTAGAGATCTACCGTTCAAATTTCCTGCTCTCTTATCGTTTTTTAAGTTTCATCCTTCtcctgctaaaaaaaaaaaacaagccaGTTGCATATTTGCCTATTTCTCTTCTCCTCTTCACACGAAATGTGTAGAATTGTCAAATAAGGAAAGTAAATTTGTCAGTTGATAGACAGGTGATGCATCATCTGTGAAGggtgaaaaccaaaaaaaaaagctttcttCTAGTATTTGTTAGTCTTGGCATTGTGAACACTGGAAAATTTTGACAGTTCTGTGCAGCACACGTATTATATATATCTTAAGAGTAGGACAGTCGGTTTTTCTTGCCTTAAAAATGACTAAATTGAGGGTTCGTTTTCCGGGCATCCCAAGTGGAATAACCGTGTGAAGAAAGAGTCTTGTTTTAGGAAAGAGCACTCAATATTGAACCAATACAAACCGGTTTGTAGCTTTGGAACCCTCTTATGTTTTACGCATATCCATAGACATGATGAATTATaggaaaaattgtaaaaattaaGGATACTTGATTGTTTTGGGCATCTTCTGTTCCTGGTCAGGAACAAATTCTGAAGCCCATTTATGTGTTCTCTTTAGGTGCTTCCATTTAGTGGTGGAAAATTACTTAAAAGAGGGGCCAAGATTAGCAAAAACTGGTAAAAATGTTTGCTTGAGGGGCACCCTTAAATTTATGCAGAAGGCTCTTTTGTCTCCCCATTTATTGGTGGGGGAGGGAAGTGGTTGAGTCAAGTCTAGTTTTTAGTTTAGAGATATATAAAAGTGAAAGTTCAATATTTTTGAGAGAATataaagaaatttctaaaactCACTTGTCTTACAATGATATTATTGTCACATAATTAAGCTGATCCATGTTATAACTTCATTCTTGAATTCCTAAGATGTAAAGTTTAAGTGATCAAATTGAACATCGATCCTGATCTTGATCAAATTCTACATTAATCTTGATGCATGATCACCAATTCTAGATCACTTGTGCAACTAAAGAATTGGAGTAGGATTagcataggaaaaaaaaaaaatcgaatcaCTTTTTCAAATTACTATTCTTGTTCAATATTCATACTTTGCATGTCACTttttgcagtttttttttttttttttggtcttttcTTCTCACAAACTTAAGGACTATGTTATTTATTCATCTCAAATCCAATATATATGATGGGAGCACAAACTAAGATGGTAAATCCATTCCAACTTCTGTGCTATTGCAAAGCAATTTATGTAAGTTATATCCGGAACACAATTGAAAAGAtccaagctgaaattttattttaaaaaaaaaaaacccttcaaCAGCAGATTATGTACAGctcttttttcaaatatttctcGTCAAATGTAACATCAAAAGTTGTTGGAATACAATAACAAATTGCCAAagaatttataaaaattcccaaatcaaaaaaataaaaataaaaataaaagaagaagacaTTGAAGAATTTGTTTGTTCATCAAACAATCTTAAAAGTGAAAGGAAGTGGTTCAGTTGCATATGAGGCCAAGATAAACCCGgccaaaaataattttctatttGTCTTTAATATGTTAAGATTATAAATTAATCATAGGAAACAAAAAATGTCAACAAGAATGTAGAACCAATATAGAATCTgcttaaccctttttttttttttccttcaattaTGTCTGCTTTTAGTTTGGCTTTGTAAAGGCAATTTGGTCAGCGGTAGGTTCAACCACCAAATAagtaaaaaacaaagaaagaaagtaaaTTCTATGTATTTTCGTTGCTTTTTGTCTAAACAATTAGTTAGTGGAAGAAATGTGgaattttctttttgcttcacATGGTTGTTGAACTTTAATGCAGTTTAAAATATTCTTGATCGAACTACgaatctttttttatttttctctactAGAAAGAGTTGATTTCCATTATTGCCTGCAGAGAAATTTTGATCTTGTCGACAATCTCTAGCAAATTTGATTTGCTTACGAACCATGAAAACTACAACCACAAACAGTACAAATTAAAATGATaacaatttacttgattactaaATTTTTTTGACAGAAGCCATTTGGGGATTAATTTATTTTAGCACTTCTTTGCTGTGGTTAATTCTTCAGTAGTTTGACCTGGATATTTAATTACCTCATCGATATTCATATTTTATCATGTAGATAATTTCTTTGAGTGATGGATGGATCCATTGAATCCTGAGTAGTAATATATTTCTGTGATTCACTTTATTTTGTTTGGTCGTTTTAATTTTTCTGCCTAagcataatcatcaaaattaccTTATCCAGCAGTAGATTTTTATactgtactttttttttttttttttagaaaactctccatttttattcatttcataaTTGTCTTACTCTTTTTTTAATACAAAGGAGTTTATTTGCGAATAGCCCTAACACGAATGACAGGAGTTCCTGCTTTATCCAATATCAAGGCTCCCCTTGCAGGTCTTGGTAACTCCGATTGTGAAGTATAAAGAACGTTCCCGAATCATTTGCCcccgccttagccaacgcatcCGCCACCTGGTTCGTCTCTCGATAGCAATGTCCCACCGTCCTAGCCAAAGCACAGTTTGCCTGGAATCTTTCAATTTCCGATCAAATCAACCACGGACACTTTGATTTGCCTTGGAGGATATTTGCTAACAGTAGCGAATCCACCTCCACCATGACAGGGTAAGCCATCAGGGCAAGCCATGATGAGATCTTATTTTAACTGCCAAAATACCCATTGACTTAGTTTTGCCAAGCTTTACCATATATAAATGGTTTATTAGATTTCAAAGTGGCCATTGGGGTGAAAAACTCTATAGGGTTAAGAATTAATGAAAACTGTCATTACTTATGAGATCTTATTTATCTTTGTGCAGACAACATGAATTTAAATCCATCTgatgatttattttattctttattttttcttttggctgCCATGGCTACCCTATTGTCTTGGCAGTTGCAGAATTTGTTGtctgtcttgctttcttttacAAGTTTTGTTTTATACCTAAAAACCAGTTGTCTAAAAAGTACAAGAAATGATTTTGTGATTTCTATGGCTGAGAAATACTGATAATAGAAATCCATATTCTATTCTATAAATTTTGTTTGTAAAACAAACTCTATTTTCACGCTTCCACATCACAATTTCACTTTGGGATCTATGAATTTTGGTCATGAAACAAATCTAGGCTATCACATCACAATTTCACTTTGGAATCTATCTCTGAGATTGTCTCCCTATACCCACAAATAGCTTTAGGATAATTTACTGTCTCACTTTCTCTGTGACATGATCAGCAAACCTGTGACAACTGTCAGCACTCCTAGGTCCTAGCATCCAAACCAAATCCTCTTTCATAAACAATATAACAATCATTAAACATGAAAGCTTCAAGATCAAATGTCATATTCTCCAATGAGAAGAGTCTACAAGTTTCAAACTACCAACAAGTATAGAATTTTAAATCTGGAATTCGACTTCCAAATCAGAAAACCCTTTCGTTtccaaagaagaaaagaaagaaaaatcattaaTTATTATATTAATGAAGGGAGATGCATTCAATTTGCCTTCCTTTTTCAACCAATAGAAATGATTCTTGCTATGAAAAGTATTAACATGTGATTTATTACTTCATTTGTATCATCACCACCACCCCTCACTTAATCAAATCAAAGTCTTCTTTCATATTTGTGGCTTGAATTTGCAAAGAATATCTCTAATAGACAATTGTAATGAAAGGGGAGGAAGCCTTTGGGAAGCTTTGAGGACTTTAATTTAActacaaaaatatataattatgcttttttgtttttgggtatCTCCAAGTTTAGACATCCTAGATCTATAGTTTATGCCCCATAAATAAATGTTTTTCCCTACATGAAACTATTGAATCGAAACATTTTTTTATCCTCTTGGGCTAGTGCATTTGACAGGTGAAGAACTGAAGATCAAACCAATTTCAGACATTAGCTTATAGATAGTGTGGGTGGCTTCTTACGAAATGTTGCAAGAGGACAATTTTTTGCCCCCTCACGATATCTGGCAATTGGACAATTTTGTCAAGAACGAGAATGGATAAGAATGAGCTTCCACTATACATAATTAAGGTGAAAACACATACAcagtttaattttttaaaataaataaaaaaaaagggaaacatgCATAATCAAAACAAATTGTTACTTGACCAATTTCCCATGCACACACGTATAATCATGCATAATCAAAAACGTAAAAGATTTCTACCAGAACAATTAGAAAGAATAGGAGCACCGAAAACACTGATGCTGCTATGAAACTTAGTCGTGGGAAAATGTGTCCCTTTCTTCTGTTTATTTAGGTGAACTAGGCAGGATTATTTGCAAATTAGCATAAAGTTGTTTGACCTTTCTAAATTAGCCTGAACTTACAGCCTACTTCATCCCTCCTGGTACTTTCTGTTTCAGCTATCTTCCTAACAACTGCCACAGATTTCCTCAAAAGTACCAAATTAGTTAGGCTAACCAGAACGATATGGACACACAACTCTTTGCTTATTAGACTAAACAAAACCCCTTTCCCCAGTGTCTCCCTTTATATGGTTTTAGATGAATTCATTGTCCTCCACAATCAAACATCATTATACACATATTTACTCGCTCCTTTCTTGATTGTTTGCCATGGCTGATGAGAAAGTTGTGGAAGGGGCAGAGAATGGAGCTTGCCAAACACCAGTGGTTAGTGCTAACAAGGCAAATGATTGGCTAATCTTTTTGCTGAGGCTGTTTGCCTTTTTTGCAACTGTATCAGCCACAGTGGTGATGGCCATAAACAAGCAAACCTTAACAGTTGTTGTTGCCACTATTGGAAGAACTCCAATTCAGGCCAGTGTCACAGCCAAGTTTCAGCACACCCCAGCATTTATGTGAGTTCTTTTAATAACTCATATTAATggaactttctttttttttaggccatatgtattgctttttattatttgttcatgGCAATGTAATTTGCAAAACTAGATTAGCTAAATTTGTACTGGTATCAAGTAAATATTAACTTTAGCTTGATTTTACCTATTTTAGCTCTGTTTATTGTTATTTCCCATGTTGATAAACACTTAACAGGCCTAACCAACTTATGTTCAACACCTTAATGTGCTTTGATGATGCATGCAATTCTTATTAGGAGAAAAACTGGAAGATTCAATCATTTTATGTTCCAATTTTTGGCCCATAAGCTTTATCAAAAGTGTAACTAAAGTAACATGTTTATAGGCTAAATGATATGGCAAAACTAGATTAGCTAAAACATGCAGCGATTGGTACCAAATCTATGTTCACAGGCACCATAACATTGCAACACTTAATCCCTCTCGATCCACCCGTAGTTTATGAATTTTCTTCAGTAGTTGAATTTAATAAGtgtaacccaaaaaaaaaattttaatgttcTCAACTGGGCAAAGAATTTTCACAAGATTTAGCAAATTTTCAGTGCTATCAAattgaatcattttttttaatggtaATGCAGATTCTTTGTGATAGCTAATGGTTTGGCAAGCATTCATAACTTGCTAATGCTAATAGTGGAGCTCATAGGCCACAAGTTTGATTTCAAGGGTCTCCGGTATTTGCTGATTCCGATCCTAGACATGGTAATTTTTGCTCCTTTTCACCATTGTATTTGATTATTGATTAAATTGGGCAAATCATCAAACTGCTGCTCAATTTtccaataatttttattaacctttttcttttttctttttttttccctcttttttggctatactagtatatatatatatatatatacccctcTAAAAAATCAACATAAAGAACGTACATGTCATGACCTTTTTTTCTTGTGATTTTCGATCCAGCTGAACGTTGCTCTGGTGTCTGGTGGTACAAGTGCAGCAGTTTTCATTGGTGAGCTTGCTCGAAATGGAAATTCTCATGCAAAATGGAACAAAATCTGTGACAAGTTCAGCACTTATTGTAACCATGGAGGTGGAGCCATGATTGCATCTTCCATAGGGCTAGTCCTGATGATCATTGTCACTGTTATTTCTATCACCAAACTTCGGATTCAGAAGTCTCAGAACTACTCTAGACTTCCTTAATATATATGATGCACTCTTTTTCCTGTTTTTGTGTGTGCTCGATCTACTGCTCTTTTACAGCCAAAGAAGAGCATTTGTACATAGTGTGGATTGTATGTTAGTTGAGTTCAATCATTGTAATTGAGTTTTCAATGAAAACACATGCAAAAGTTTGTTGTTTAAAGTTTTTTGTTgttttacacttgttatatggGTGTGTACATATGCATGTTTCTATCACCAAAAATGTAGCTGAAGCTTTTGAAGTTATTTACATTGAGATTTATCTTAAACCAAAGTAATTCAAGTGATTTGACAAGTTAAGAAGCAACTATAAACTAAGTGCAAGAGGAACTGCCTTTCAAGGCTAAATTCAATCAACA carries:
- the LOC113707976 gene encoding monolignol oxidoreductase AtBBE-like 15, which translates into the protein MPSSISLMFLPLLLFLLSSASWAAASDHSIEDKFYQCVNLHTDLSIPFHSAFFTPENASFTSVLQSTAMNLRCLGPSRPKPELIFTPLTESQVQAAVICAKELNIHLRVRSGGHDYEGMSYTSATPFPFIMIDLAKLRFINVSIEENSAWAQVGATIGEVYYRISQKSRIHGFPAGLCTSLGIGGHITGGAYGPMMRKYGLGADNVVDARIVDATGRILDRASMGEDLFWAIRGGGGGSFGILLAWKLKLVPVPLTVTVFTVPRTLEQGATKLLYRWQQVADTLDEDLFIRVLISAVNSTDQQGKRTIQTAYQALFLGRANRLLKVMKKGFPELGLTQKDCVEMSWIESVLYIAGYPPTLKPEFLLQRKSFFNKTYFKAKSDFVKEPIPKFALEGIWKRFLQEDSPFTIWNAYGGMMGKIPESEIPFPHRKGRKFMIQWLTAWQSGDKKTADKHIDWIRKLYDSVGPYVSKFPREAYVNYRDLDLGVDKLSGNVNYLKASFWGSSYFKDNFKRLVQVKTKVDPDNFFRHEQSIPTLHSLSEEDEKKMIN
- the LOC113708199 gene encoding CASP-like protein 1B2 is translated as MADEKVVEGAENGACQTPVVSANKANDWLIFLLRLFAFFATVSATVVMAINKQTLTVVVATIGRTPIQASVTAKFQHTPAFIFFVIANGLASIHNLLMLIVELIGHKFDFKGLRYLLIPILDMLNVALVSGGTSAAVFIGELARNGNSHAKWNKICDKFSTYCNHGGGAMIASSIGLVLMIIVTVISITKLRIQKSQNYSRLP